A genomic window from Chaetodon trifascialis isolate fChaTrf1 chromosome 22, fChaTrf1.hap1, whole genome shotgun sequence includes:
- the LOC139350487 gene encoding troponin I, slow skeletal muscle-like, producing the protein MNPKGDKPKSKISASRKLSLKMLLLTRACEDLERETQEREEEKVRYLGEKLPPLQVSGLSLDELQNLCKQLHSKIDVVDEERYDCESKVNKHNKDIHELKLKVQDLGGKFKKPALRKVRVSADEMMRALLGSKHKGSMDLRANLKSVKKEDVKQDKVLTTEVGDWRKNVEAMSGMEGRKKMFDTGGGAQ; encoded by the exons ATGAATCCCAAAGGGGATAAG CCGAAGTCGAAGATTTCGGCTTCTCGCAAGCTCTCCCTCAAG ATGCTTCTCCTCACCCGAGCCTGTGAGGATCTGGAGAGGGAGAcgcaggagagggaggaggagaaagtccGCTATTTAGGAGAGAAGCTGCCCCCTTTGCAAGTGTCTGGATTATCATTGGATGAGCTACAA AATCTATGCAAACAGCTTCACTCAAAAATTGATGTTGTGGATGAAGAGCGATACGACTGCGAATCCAAAGTGAACAAGCACAACAAAGAC ATCcatgagctgaagctgaaggtGCAGGACCTCGGAGGCAAGTTCAAAAAGCCTGCCCTGAGGAAGGTGAGGGTGTCTGCAGATGAGATGATGAGAGCTCTGCTGGGGTCCAAACACAAGGGCTCCATGGACCTCAGAGCCAACCTCAAGTCTGTGAAGAAGGAGGACGTCAAACAGGACAAG GTGCTCACTACTGAGGTGGGCGACTGGCGTAAGAACGTGGAGGCCATGTCCGGCATGGAGGGCCGCAAGAAGATGTTCGACACAGGCGGCGGAGCGCAGTGA